One window of Vitis riparia cultivar Riparia Gloire de Montpellier isolate 1030 chromosome 5, EGFV_Vit.rip_1.0, whole genome shotgun sequence genomic DNA carries:
- the LOC117914507 gene encoding uncharacterized protein LOC117914507 isoform X1, translating to MACMTMAISSQSLNFNFFSWSRPFLQRFFVRCCHDHVISCQNTTSISFPHRQQDLCGRLSYPCNLHQGSLRFLSKPISAVGSGSKASIIDPKDNDITIKNAKIVVESQEDDEIQLRVDVAGVDTQRVFDHVLTNLARSAPPIPGFRRQKGGKTSNVPKSFLLQILGEERVTKFVIQEIITATVSDYVMKENLNVKDKKITTTPAAEELKSLFTPGNEFGFNATLELEKSESEATSSSSSEME from the exons TTTTTTTCATGGTCTAGACCTTTTTTGCAGCGGTTTTTTGTTAGGTGTTGCCATGATCATGTTATCAGCTGTCAGAATACCACAAGCATCAGTTTCCCTCATAGGCAACAGGATCTATGTGGGAG GCTATCGTATCCCTGCAACCTCCACCAGGGAAGTCTCAGATTTTTGTCTAAGCCGATATCTGCGGTTGGTTCAG GTTCAAAGGCATCAATTATTGATCCAAAGGACAATGacataaccataaaaaatgCCAAGATAGTTGTAGAATCTCAAGAAGATGATGAGATACAA cTAAGAGTGGATGTGGCAGGGGTGGACACTCAGAGGGTGTTTGATCATGTTTTGACAAATTTAGCTCGTTCTGCACCACCAATTCCAGGTTTTCGCAGACAAAAAGGAG GAAAAACATCAAAT GTCCCAAAGAGTTTTCTTCTACAAATCCTGGGGGAAGAGCGAGTCACCAAGTTTGTCATACAAGAAATAATTACGGCCACCGTCTCTGATTATGTAATGAAG GAAAATCTGAATGTGAAGGATAAGAAGATTACAACAACACCAGCAGCTGAAGAACTCAAGTCATTGTTTACTCCAGGAAATGAATTCGGATTCAATGCGACATTGGAGCTTGAGAAATCAGAAAGTGAAGCAACAAGTTCAAGCTCCTCTGAGATGGAATGA
- the LOC117914507 gene encoding uncharacterized protein LOC117914507 isoform X2, giving the protein MACMTMAISSQSLNFNRFFVRCCHDHVISCQNTTSISFPHRQQDLCGRLSYPCNLHQGSLRFLSKPISAVGSGSKASIIDPKDNDITIKNAKIVVESQEDDEIQLRVDVAGVDTQRVFDHVLTNLARSAPPIPGFRRQKGGKTSNVPKSFLLQILGEERVTKFVIQEIITATVSDYVMKENLNVKDKKITTTPAAEELKSLFTPGNEFGFNATLELEKSESEATSSSSSEME; this is encoded by the exons CGGTTTTTTGTTAGGTGTTGCCATGATCATGTTATCAGCTGTCAGAATACCACAAGCATCAGTTTCCCTCATAGGCAACAGGATCTATGTGGGAG GCTATCGTATCCCTGCAACCTCCACCAGGGAAGTCTCAGATTTTTGTCTAAGCCGATATCTGCGGTTGGTTCAG GTTCAAAGGCATCAATTATTGATCCAAAGGACAATGacataaccataaaaaatgCCAAGATAGTTGTAGAATCTCAAGAAGATGATGAGATACAA cTAAGAGTGGATGTGGCAGGGGTGGACACTCAGAGGGTGTTTGATCATGTTTTGACAAATTTAGCTCGTTCTGCACCACCAATTCCAGGTTTTCGCAGACAAAAAGGAG GAAAAACATCAAAT GTCCCAAAGAGTTTTCTTCTACAAATCCTGGGGGAAGAGCGAGTCACCAAGTTTGTCATACAAGAAATAATTACGGCCACCGTCTCTGATTATGTAATGAAG GAAAATCTGAATGTGAAGGATAAGAAGATTACAACAACACCAGCAGCTGAAGAACTCAAGTCATTGTTTACTCCAGGAAATGAATTCGGATTCAATGCGACATTGGAGCTTGAGAAATCAGAAAGTGAAGCAACAAGTTCAAGCTCCTCTGAGATGGAATGA
- the LOC117914507 gene encoding uncharacterized protein LOC117914507 isoform X3, whose amino-acid sequence MACMTMAISSQSLNFNFFVRCCHDHVISCQNTTSISFPHRQQDLCGRLSYPCNLHQGSLRFLSKPISAVGSGSKASIIDPKDNDITIKNAKIVVESQEDDEIQLRVDVAGVDTQRVFDHVLTNLARSAPPIPGFRRQKGGKTSNVPKSFLLQILGEERVTKFVIQEIITATVSDYVMKENLNVKDKKITTTPAAEELKSLFTPGNEFGFNATLELEKSESEATSSSSSEME is encoded by the exons TTTTTTGTTAGGTGTTGCCATGATCATGTTATCAGCTGTCAGAATACCACAAGCATCAGTTTCCCTCATAGGCAACAGGATCTATGTGGGAG GCTATCGTATCCCTGCAACCTCCACCAGGGAAGTCTCAGATTTTTGTCTAAGCCGATATCTGCGGTTGGTTCAG GTTCAAAGGCATCAATTATTGATCCAAAGGACAATGacataaccataaaaaatgCCAAGATAGTTGTAGAATCTCAAGAAGATGATGAGATACAA cTAAGAGTGGATGTGGCAGGGGTGGACACTCAGAGGGTGTTTGATCATGTTTTGACAAATTTAGCTCGTTCTGCACCACCAATTCCAGGTTTTCGCAGACAAAAAGGAG GAAAAACATCAAAT GTCCCAAAGAGTTTTCTTCTACAAATCCTGGGGGAAGAGCGAGTCACCAAGTTTGTCATACAAGAAATAATTACGGCCACCGTCTCTGATTATGTAATGAAG GAAAATCTGAATGTGAAGGATAAGAAGATTACAACAACACCAGCAGCTGAAGAACTCAAGTCATTGTTTACTCCAGGAAATGAATTCGGATTCAATGCGACATTGGAGCTTGAGAAATCAGAAAGTGAAGCAACAAGTTCAAGCTCCTCTGAGATGGAATGA